Within Caproicibacterium argilliputei, the genomic segment TCCAAATCGTGAATACCGGACAATTCCTGCCCGATGGCATCCCGCAAAACCGCGTCGGTTGTCAACTCCTCCACCGCGTTTAAGCGGCGGCTGATGGCGGCAGGACTGAGCAGCGGTTGTTCCATCCAACTGCGAATCAGCCGCTTGCCCATTGGGGTGCGGGTTTTGTCCAGCACCCAGAGCAGAGAGCCGCGTTTTTCCTTGCTGCGCATCGTTTCCAGCAGTTCCAGATTGCGTCGGGCATTCAAATCCAGTTTCATGTACTGCGCACCGCTGTAAAGCTCGATTGCCGCGATGCGCTCAATGCCAGTGCGCTGTGTCCGGTGCAGATAAGCAAACAAAGCGCCCAGCGCGGCGGTCAGCGCCGGCTTGTCCGCCAGGTTCAAATCCTCCAGAGAGGGCTTGCCGAACTGCTCCAACACCTCTGCGGCGGTTTTTGACTCCTCATATTCCTCGTCGCCCAGCAGCTCCAGACTGGCAGAAAGGCGGTTGCGGATAAACGCCGGCAGCTGCTGAAAGTCCAGCACAGCGCTGTTCACCAGAATTTCACTGGGCGCAAAACGCGACAGTTCATTTTTCAGTTGTTCGGAAAGGTCGTCTTGCAGCACGGTTGCGTGCAGCTCGCCGGTAGAGATGTCCGCAAAACAGACGCCCGCGGTGTTCCCGCGGACGCAGACCGAACAGATATAGTTGTTTCGGGATTCATCCAACATACTGCTTTCCAGAACCGTGCCGGGCGTCACTACGCGAATGATATCGCGCTTGACCAGCCCCTTTGCCAAAGCCGGGTCTTCCATCTGCTCGCAGATGGCGACTTTGTAGCCTTTCGCCACCAGTTTGGCAAGGTACGTTTCATAGCTGTGAAACGGAACACCGCACATCGGCGCACGCTCTTCCTGCCCGCAGTCGCGGCCGGTCAGAGTCAGATCCAGCTCACGGGACGCAAGCTTTGCATCATCATAAAACATCTCATAAAAATCACCGAGACGAAAAAACAGAATGGTGTCGGGATACTGTTTTTTGATGTCAAAGTATTGTTTCATCATGGGCGAAAGGTTTGCCATGTGCCGGATTCCTCCTCATGCAGTCGTTTTTGCTTAGTGGCAGCCGCCGCAGGTGGTGCAGTCGTGGGTGCAGGCGTCATAATCCGCCGTTGTGGGGTCCTCGCCGTCTGCGCACTTGGAAATAATGCCATACACGCGCTTGAGCAGAGCGTCCATTTCCTGCTGTGCCGCTGTATACAGAACCATGTTCGGGTTTGCCATGACATCCTTGTAAACCGTCTGCAGTGTTTCATTGAGCTGGTTTACCTTTTCCTCGTCGCGAGGTGTCTTCTGCATTTCATTGTTCAGATTCATGCGCTGTAAATTGAAGTTGCCGATTTTGTCCTGCAGCTCTTTGTCCTTGTCGCACTGGGCAGCAATCTCCTGCATTCTGCTGAAACGGGGGTCTGCCTGCAGGGTCTTGCCAAGTTCTCTGGTTGCTTCAATAACGTCCATGTGAATTCTCCTTAAACTATTGGAATTTTATATAAATAACTAGTATGGAACACAAAAAAATTTATCCGCACAACTCGCCAGTCAAAATCCAATTCCTGGCAGCTGTGATTTGTACCATCTGAAAGGTCCCGCAAAGCGACGCATCCCCCGAAAAGTCAACAATAATATTGCCGCCGGTTCGGCCGGTCAGCAGACCGGTTTTTGGATTTTGCTCTTCCACCAGTACCCGCTGCACCGTGCCCACCGCACAGGCGCACCGCTTCGCGGCAATCTGCTCCTGCGCCGCGCACAGCTCCTGAAACCAGCGGGATTTTTCCTCTGCCGGAACCGGATCGGGCATCTTTGCGGCGCGGGTGCCCTCCCGCGGAGAATAGATAAATGTAAAAAGACTTGTGAAACCGACTTCTTCAATCAGCGACACGGTGTCACGGAATTCCTCGTACGTTTCACCGGGAAAACCGACAATCACGTCGCTTGTCAGGCTCAAATCTGGCATCACATGCTTTGCGTAGTGAATGAGTTCCAGATACGCCGCACGGTCATAGTGGCGGTTCATCTCTTTCAGGATCCGGTCATTGCCGGACTGAAACGGCAGGTGCAGGTGGTGGGCAATATGCTTACCGCCCGCCATCACATCCAAAAGCTCATGGGTGCAGTCTTTCGGGTGGCTGGTCATAAAGCGAATCCGATAATCCCCCGGCACCTCGTCCAAGCGCCGCAGCAACTGTGCAAAATTCGTACCGCGATCCGGCTTCTTTCCGTAGGAATTCACATTCTGCCCCAGCAGGGTGATATCCTTATAACCCTGCTGTACCAGTTCCTCAAACTCCGCAAGAACCGCCTCTGGTGCGCGGGAGCGCTCGCGGCCGCGCACATACGGCACAATGCAGTACGAGCAGAAATTGTCGCAGCCGTACATCACGGTCAGCCAAGCCTTGAACTTGCCGTCGCGGCGGGTGGGCAGATCCTCGCTGATTTTGCGGTCCTGCTCCTCCCCTCCGCGCGCGAAAACACGGCGGCTGTCTGTGATGCAGGTAAACAGCAACTGCGGGAAATTGCGGATTTGATGCGTTCCGAACAGCAGATTGACAAACGGATAGCTGTCGTGAATCCGCTGCGCAACGTGTTCCTGCTCCATCATGCAGCCGCACAGCGCGATGATGACGCTTGGATGATGACGCTTGATGTTTTTCAGCGCACCGACATTGCCGAATACGCGGTCTTCCGCGTGCTCCCGCACTGCGCAGGTGTTAAACAGGATGAAGTCCGCATCTTCCGGCGTTTCCGTAAAGGAAAAGCCCATCTGTGCCAACATCCCTTTGATTTTTTCGCTGTCCGCCACATTCTGCTGACAGCCGTACGTATGCACGAACGCAAGCGGCTCTTCCCCACGTTTGCGCACCTGCATAATCTCCCGCAGCTGTGCAATCGGCTGCCGCTCGGCTGCTGTAAAGGTGTCAAGCTGTTCCGCCAAAAGTCAATCTCTCCGTTTCCTGTGTCATTCAAAAGCCAACCGGATTTCTGCTGCAAAACGGCCGCTTGCCCGGTTAGCTATTAAGTATAGCATATTCCGTCGAAAAGGGCAAGGAAGAAACCCTGCCTCAAAACAGCAAAAAGCTGCCGCGGGAAACAACCCCCGCCGCAGCCTTGAAAAGCGGAATTTTCCGCTTAATTTTCTCCATAGAACTTTCTGTGGATAACGGAAACCGCCTTGTCAGCATCATCCTCGTCAATCAGCACAGAAATCTTAATCTCACTGGTGGAAATCATCTGAATGTTGATGTTCGCATCAAACAGCGACTCAAACATGGTGGATGCCACGCCCGGATGGGACTCCATGCCTGCGCCGACAATGCTAATCTTCGCCACATGTTCGTCATACACCACGCTTGTGGCACCGATCATTTCCACAAAAGGCCCAAGCAGATCCATGGTATCCTGCAAATTGCTGCGATTCACTGTGAAGCTAATGTCCTTAGTGCCGTTGCGCCCGACAGACTGCAGAATAATATCGACGTTAATATTCTTTGCCGCAAGCTTTGTGAAGATTTTAAATGCAAGTCCCGGCCGATCCGGAACACCGATGATGGAAATGCGGGCCACGTCGTTGTCCTTCGCAACACCGCTGATGAGCATTTCTTCCACTTTATTTGCCTCCCTCACGATTGTGCCAGGTTTGTTGGTCATACTGGAGAGCACCTCCAGCTCAATGCCGTACTTTTTTGCCATTTCTACCGAGCGGTTATTAAGCACCTGCGCGCCCAGTGTGGCAAGCTCCAGCATTTCATCATAAGAAATGCTGGCAAGTTTCTTTGCATTTTTCACCTTGCGCGGATCCGCTGTGAAGACGCCCTCCACATCCGTGTAAATCTGGCACAGATCCGCGTGCATGACCGCCGCAATGGCCACCGCACTGGTGTCGCTGCCGCCGCGCCCCAGCGTAGTCATATCGTCATACCGGTTAACGCCCTGAAAGCCGGTCACCACAACAATATGCTTTTTGTCCAGTTCCTTGCGGATACGGTCCGGCTCCACACGGTGAATCCGCGCACTGCCATAAGCGGTGCTGGTTACAAAGCCCGCCTGCCAGCCCAAGAGAGAAACAACCGGAAAGCCAAGCTTTTCAATCGCCATAGCAAGCAGGGACGCGCTAATCTGCTCGCCCGCAGTGAGCAGCATATCCATTTCCCGCTTGCTGGCGCGTGGATTGATTTCATTGGCTTTGGCAATCAAATCATCCGTTGTGTCGCCCTGCGCGGAAACGACCACGACCACATCGTTTCCCTGCTTGTAGGTGTTAGTGACCGTTTCCGCAACATGAAAGACCCGCTCTGCATTCGCCACAGAACTGCCGCCGAACTTCTGCACAATAAGACTCATACAGTCCATCCTCCATCTTCTTATAAATCAATCAAGCGGTGCCAAACTACTCAATAAAAATCTTTGCACCGCAGGATTCCGTTGTCAGCAACTTCACCTGCCACTCCCCCATGCCTTTTTCCGCAAGGTGAGACTTTGCGGTTTCTGCAAAGCTTTCCGACTCTTCCGCGCGCACCATAGAAATAATGGTCGGCCCCGCGCCGCTGATGCAGGTGCCCAACGTACCGAGCTCATAGCTCATTCGGCAGACATCCTCATAATTTTCAATTAAGCCGGAGCGATACGGTTGATGGATTTTATCCTGCACAGCCACCCTCAAATTTTCTAAATTTCCCGAAAAGAGAGAGGCGGTCATCAAGGCGGAACGCGAAAGATTGTAAACCGCATCGGCGCGGCTGTAGCTGTCCGGCAGTACCGAACGTGCCTTTTCTGTCTTCAGTTCAAAAGGAGGTATAAAAACAACAAAGCGGATTTTCTCGGATACTGGCACACTGACGCTGTAAACCTTGCCGCCTTCAATTGCGGAGGCAACCAGACCGCCCTCCAACGCCGGCGCAACGTTGTCCGGATGCCCCTCGATTTTTGTTGCCAGCGTCACCAGTTCCTTGGTGTCCAACGGGCTGCCCAGCAGCCGGTTGGCTCCCAAAATTCCCGCAACAATGCAGGCGGAGCTGCTGCCAAGCCCGCGCGCCATGGGAATGTTATTAAGCTGAACAATTTTCATGCCCGGCAGCTTTCTGCCGCACTGCTCATACAGCTGTTTTGCCGCCCAGAAAATCAGATTGTGCTCATCCAGCGGCACCTGGACATCATCCTTGCAGGAAATGTCCACCGCGTCCGCTTCTTCCATCCAGACCTGATTGTACAGATTCAGCGCAATCCCAAGCGAATCAAAACCAGACCCCAGATTCGCACTGGTGGCCGGTACCTGTATCCGTATCATAATCCACTACTCCCGAATGATTTTGTCATATTTTTCGATGTGTCACATCTCGCCGATTCGAATCCGGCTGTCTACAGTCAGACCCTCTTTCTGCAGCTGCGCCAGCTTTTCGTCACAGACTTTTTCCTGCAGGTGATCTGTCACAAACGCAAATTCGCCCGGCTCCGCCTGCTTGCGGTGCAGCCGTGACGCGCCCGGAAATGCTGCGGCAGCTTTTTCAAACGCTGCATCCGCATCCGCTGCGTGCGCACGAACGAAGAATATGCGAGATGCCTCCCGGT encodes:
- a CDS encoding YlbF family regulator, with product MDVIEATRELGKTLQADPRFSRMQEIAAQCDKDKELQDKIGNFNLQRMNLNNEMQKTPRDEEKVNQLNETLQTVYKDVMANPNMVLYTAAQQEMDALLKRVYGIISKCADGEDPTTADYDACTHDCTTCGGCH
- the miaB gene encoding tRNA (N6-isopentenyl adenosine(37)-C2)-methylthiotransferase MiaB — protein: MAEQLDTFTAAERQPIAQLREIMQVRKRGEEPLAFVHTYGCQQNVADSEKIKGMLAQMGFSFTETPEDADFILFNTCAVREHAEDRVFGNVGALKNIKRHHPSVIIALCGCMMEQEHVAQRIHDSYPFVNLLFGTHQIRNFPQLLFTCITDSRRVFARGGEEQDRKISEDLPTRRDGKFKAWLTVMYGCDNFCSYCIVPYVRGRERSRAPEAVLAEFEELVQQGYKDITLLGQNVNSYGKKPDRGTNFAQLLRRLDEVPGDYRIRFMTSHPKDCTHELLDVMAGGKHIAHHLHLPFQSGNDRILKEMNRHYDRAAYLELIHYAKHVMPDLSLTSDVIVGFPGETYEEFRDTVSLIEEVGFTSLFTFIYSPREGTRAAKMPDPVPAEEKSRWFQELCAAQEQIAAKRCACAVGTVQRVLVEEQNPKTGLLTGRTGGNIIVDFSGDASLCGTFQMVQITAARNWILTGELCG
- a CDS encoding aspartate kinase, which codes for MSLIVQKFGGSSVANAERVFHVAETVTNTYKQGNDVVVVVSAQGDTTDDLIAKANEINPRASKREMDMLLTAGEQISASLLAMAIEKLGFPVVSLLGWQAGFVTSTAYGSARIHRVEPDRIRKELDKKHIVVVTGFQGVNRYDDMTTLGRGGSDTSAVAIAAVMHADLCQIYTDVEGVFTADPRKVKNAKKLASISYDEMLELATLGAQVLNNRSVEMAKKYGIELEVLSSMTNKPGTIVREANKVEEMLISGVAKDNDVARISIIGVPDRPGLAFKIFTKLAAKNINVDIILQSVGRNGTKDISFTVNRSNLQDTMDLLGPFVEMIGATSVVYDEHVAKISIVGAGMESHPGVASTMFESLFDANINIQMISTSEIKISVLIDEDDADKAVSVIHRKFYGEN
- the thrB gene encoding homoserine kinase, with the protein product MIRIQVPATSANLGSGFDSLGIALNLYNQVWMEEADAVDISCKDDVQVPLDEHNLIFWAAKQLYEQCGRKLPGMKIVQLNNIPMARGLGSSSACIVAGILGANRLLGSPLDTKELVTLATKIEGHPDNVAPALEGGLVASAIEGGKVYSVSVPVSEKIRFVVFIPPFELKTEKARSVLPDSYSRADAVYNLSRSALMTASLFSGNLENLRVAVQDKIHQPYRSGLIENYEDVCRMSYELGTLGTCISGAGPTIISMVRAEESESFAETAKSHLAEKGMGEWQVKLLTTESCGAKIFIE